The nucleotide sequence AAGCGCGCTGAAGCAAGGAATAATAGACAAATTTTTTCTTTTCTTTGCTCCAATCCTAATTGGAGGCAATAACGCAAAAGGATTTGTCGGAGGTAGCGGCATAAAAAAATTATCAGAAGCATATAAAATGGACATTACGAAAATAAAAAGAATTGGCAGAGACATATTAATTGTTGGAAAAATGAGCTGAAAAGGAATATGACAATGGAAACAGATCTTCTAATAATCGGGAGTGGAATAGCCGGACTTACTACTGCTCTCACAGCATCTAAAAAAGGAATCAAGGTAACTGTCATCACAAATGGGCCTGAAATCTATGAAAGCAACACCTATTATGCACAGGGTGGAATAATCTACAAGGGCAAAGGCGATTCTGCAGAACTTCTCAAAAAAGACCTGCAAAACGCAGGAGCAGGATTATGTAATCCGAAGGCTATCGATACTTTGGCATCGATGGGCCCAAAGTGCGTTGAAAATATACTGATAAAAGAGCTTGATGTGGATTTTGACCGCACAAGTGATGGAGATTATCACATAACCGAGGAAGCGGCGCACTCTTTGCCTCGTATCATTCATTCGCGCGATTTAACAGGAAGAAGCATAGAGATTTCTCTCTTAAGAAAAATTAAAAAGATAAAAAATATTACTCTCAAAAACCAAATGACAGCAATCGATTTGCTCACTTTTTCACATCATTCCAAAAATCCCCTCGATATTTACAGGCAGCCTGAATGTTTTGGAGCTTATGTTTTTGACCAAAAAGCAGAAAAGGTAGTTCCTTTCTTTGCGAAAGAGACAGTGCTTGCAACAGGTGGAGTTGGAGCGCTTTTTCTTCACACAACAAATCCCAAATATGCCAGAGGGGACGGTATTGCAATGGCAAAGAGAGCGGGTGCTCAAATACTCAATATGGAATACATCCAGTTTCATCCAACGGCGCTCTATCATAGAGACGGCGAAAGATTTCTTATTTCTGAATCAATGCGTGGAGAAGGAGCAGAATTAATAAATAAACAGGGCAAACCGTTCATGGAAAAATACCATAGATTAGGCACACTTGCTCCTCGCGATATCGTTGCAAGAGCAATTCATGAAGAAATGATTAAAGATGACAGCGAATGCGTTTATCTTGACATAACATCCAAGAAGCCTGAATGGATAAAAGAAAGATTCCCAAATATCTACGAAAAATGCCTTTCATACAACATCGACATTACAAAAGACCCTATACCAGTAGTGCCTGCGGCTCATTACTTATGTGGTGGAATCTTTGTTGATAGTAAGGGGAGAACATCGATTAAACGGTTGAGGGCTGTTGGAGAAGTATCCTGCACAGGGATTCATGGTGCAAACCGTCTTGCCAGCAGTTCGCTACTTGAGGGGTTGGTATGGGGATATCTTGCAGGCAAAGACATAGCAAACATTATTGTATCCAAAAAAGAAAAATTTGAGTTTCCAAAAGTAGAAGGGTGGAAATATGAAAAGGAGGCTATAGACCCTGCACTCATTGCGCAGGATTGGTTGACAATCAAACATACTATGTGGAACTATGTCGGGCTTGTACGGTCAAGCAAAAGGCTTGCAAGAGCAGAAAGAATTTTTTCTGAATTGACAAATGAAATAGAAGAATTTTATAGATACTCCGTTCTTAGTGATGACCTAATTGGACTTCGAAACGGCATACAGGCAGCACAAGTTATTCTTAATGCTGCAAGGTCAAATAGAAAGAGCAGAGGATGCCATTATCGGACTGATTAAAAAAGGATTTTTTCATAATCTGCCGTAAATAGCTTAAAATATACAAAACCACAACATAAGGTATTTTTTTCTTAAAAAAACAACAATATATTGCATTCTATCTTGACATTACTTTGAAATCTCATCTATACTTGATTTATCATTTTTAACTATAGGTTTAATCATAGGAGATAATAAATTGAGAATAGTAAAACTTGAAATGCGCGGTTTTAAATCATTTGCCGACAAAACAGAGATGATTTTTGAGCCCGGAATAACAGCAGTTGTCGGTCCAAATGGCTGCGGGAAAAGCAATGTTTCCGACGCAATAAGCTGGATTTTAGGCGAACAAAGCGCAAAACATCTTCGCGGTAAAAGTATGGAAGATGTTATTTTCAACGGCACTGTCGATAGAAAACCTCTCGGTATGGCAGAAGTCAACCTTACAATCTCCAACGATAATGGCGATTTTGGCGAGCGTTATAAACATTTCACTGAAATAATGATAACACGGCGTCTTTATCGCTCAGGGGAAAGTGAATTTTTTATCAATCGCATTCCTTGCCGCCTTAAAGACATCACTGAAATTTTTCTCGATACAGGACTTGGGACAAAAGCATGCTCGATAATAAAACAGGGAGAAGTAAATGAACTTCTCACATCTCAACCAGAACAAAGAAGGCGTCTAATTGAAGAAGCAGCAGGTATTGAAAAATATCAAATGCAGAAAAAGGAAGTTCAAAGAAAACTCGAAAAAACAGCTTTAAATTTAGAGCGAATCGAAGACATAGTGAGTGAAGTACGAAAACAGGTCAATTCATTAAAAAGACAGGCGGCAAAGACAAAAGCATTCAATCGTTTGAAAGAAGCAGCCACTAATCTTGAAAGCACTCTTTCCGCACTCGAAATTAAAAAAATCAGAGAAGAAAAAATACCATTAGAAGGAAAATTAAAAGAAGCAGAAAACGAAAAGGCAAAGATATCAGCAGAGCTTTCAACTATCGAAAACAATATCGAAGAATTGCGTTTATCCACTTTGAGCGAAGAAAATTTTCTCAAAGATAAACGGAATGAGCTTTACGGAGTAGAAAACGATATCAGAAACCTCGAAAGCCGCATTGAAATAATAAAAAATGAGATTTCTCATTTAAGAGATGCCGCTGAATTATCAAGGAAAAATATTTCTATTTTTGAAGCAAAAAAGGAAGAATTTGAGAAGAATTTGAATGAAATCACAAATGAGCTTAAAGGTTATGAAGAAAAAATTAAAGATTCTCAAAGTAGAGTCAAACAAAAGGAAGAAGAACTTGCTCATCTTAAATCAGAAATTTCATCTCAGCTCAATCAATTAAATGAAAAAAAGAATAGACTTCAATCCTTCCAAACTGAAATCGTTACATGTGAAAACTTTCTCGATGAAGGTGAATTAAGAATTGAATCTATAAAAAATAAAATTTCCCATTTAGTTGAAGACAAAAATGAAGCCGTCGATAGGAAACAAAAACTTGAAGAAGATATAAAGTCTGTGGAAGAATCGATTGAAGGCGCTAAAAAGAAATCGAAAGAGCTTGCTCATAAAAAGGAATCGATATTGTCTGAAATTGAATCATTGAAGGAAGATGCAAAAAAAGAAGAAAGTAAGCTTCAGGATATAAAGGAAAGATTGTCTCTACTTCGCTCAGAACACTCATCATTGGAAAAATTTTATAAAAATCATGAAGACCTTTCTGAAAGCTCAAGGAAAATTCTGTCAGCAAAAGAAGATATCACAATGGGGAACGGCGCTGTTGAATGCGCTTTATCAGAAATAATTGAAGCAAAACCAGGATACGAAATTGCCATTGAATCAGCATTGAAGAACTATATTGACGGAATTCTTGTCGATTCTATCGAAACGGCTGAAAAATCAGTTCATTATTTAAAACAACAGAATGGAGGAAAATGCGTATTTCTACCTGCAAAATTAAGTAGCGATGAAAGTAATAATGCTTCTGATGAATTCCTGACAAGGGATGGAGTTTTGGGCAAAGCGTCAGACTATGTGAGCTGTGATGAGAAGTATCGTGGCATAGTTGATTTTATCTTGAAAGACATAATGATAGTTAAAGATTTTGAAAGCGCACTGACTGTCCATAAAAACAACGGACATAAATTTACACTTGTCGATTTGGAGGGTGATGTAATTGTCCCAGAGGGAATTTTAAGAGGCGGATCTGCAAATGAAAACGACGGTGGAATACTTCTTAAGAAGAGGCGAATTAAAGATTTGGCTGAAGAGATAGAACGCTTTTCAAAAGAAGAAAACGAATTGAATGAGAAAGTTGCAAACATAAACATAAGAATAGCCGAACTCACGAATGAGGTCGAGGGTATTGCCGAAGCTGAAGAGGAAATAAAAAATAAATTGGCAAATCTCGACAAATCTCTTGCAATAAAAGTTG is from Candidatus Schekmanbacteria bacterium and encodes:
- the nadB gene encoding L-aspartate oxidase → MTMETDLLIIGSGIAGLTTALTASKKGIKVTVITNGPEIYESNTYYAQGGIIYKGKGDSAELLKKDLQNAGAGLCNPKAIDTLASMGPKCVENILIKELDVDFDRTSDGDYHITEEAAHSLPRIIHSRDLTGRSIEISLLRKIKKIKNITLKNQMTAIDLLTFSHHSKNPLDIYRQPECFGAYVFDQKAEKVVPFFAKETVLATGGVGALFLHTTNPKYARGDGIAMAKRAGAQILNMEYIQFHPTALYHRDGERFLISESMRGEGAELINKQGKPFMEKYHRLGTLAPRDIVARAIHEEMIKDDSECVYLDITSKKPEWIKERFPNIYEKCLSYNIDITKDPIPVVPAAHYLCGGIFVDSKGRTSIKRLRAVGEVSCTGIHGANRLASSSLLEGLVWGYLAGKDIANIIVSKKEKFEFPKVEGWKYEKEAIDPALIAQDWLTIKHTMWNYVGLVRSSKRLARAERIFSELTNEIEEFYRYSVLSDDLIGLRNGIQAAQVILNAARSNRKSRGCHYRTD
- the smc gene encoding chromosome segregation protein SMC → MRIVKLEMRGFKSFADKTEMIFEPGITAVVGPNGCGKSNVSDAISWILGEQSAKHLRGKSMEDVIFNGTVDRKPLGMAEVNLTISNDNGDFGERYKHFTEIMITRRLYRSGESEFFINRIPCRLKDITEIFLDTGLGTKACSIIKQGEVNELLTSQPEQRRRLIEEAAGIEKYQMQKKEVQRKLEKTALNLERIEDIVSEVRKQVNSLKRQAAKTKAFNRLKEAATNLESTLSALEIKKIREEKIPLEGKLKEAENEKAKISAELSTIENNIEELRLSTLSEENFLKDKRNELYGVENDIRNLESRIEIIKNEISHLRDAAELSRKNISIFEAKKEEFEKNLNEITNELKGYEEKIKDSQSRVKQKEEELAHLKSEISSQLNQLNEKKNRLQSFQTEIVTCENFLDEGELRIESIKNKISHLVEDKNEAVDRKQKLEEDIKSVEESIEGAKKKSKELAHKKESILSEIESLKEDAKKEESKLQDIKERLSLLRSEHSSLEKFYKNHEDLSESSRKILSAKEDITMGNGAVECALSEIIEAKPGYEIAIESALKNYIDGILVDSIETAEKSVHYLKQQNGGKCVFLPAKLSSDESNNASDEFLTRDGVLGKASDYVSCDEKYRGIVDFILKDIMIVKDFESALTVHKNNGHKFTLVDLEGDVIVPEGILRGGSANENDGGILLKKRRIKDLAEEIERFSKEENELNEKVANINIRIAELTNEVEGIAEAEEEIKNKLANLDKSLAIKVEERNRMQEKIEDIKFEIEQYEYEKNEIVEKTENLKEKIDSLKSESAKVESEIESLKEKMGGTEKILEKTQTELTDCKVGYTRTIEEEKRLRFQIENYEDSIKELISKTENEKNSVEESSKRLSQKEEE